The sequence CCCggcggctggttgccccccggccagccccgctccctccagccccctcccagccagccctgcttcccggcggccggttcccccccaccccctctcttccagccagtcccgccccccccccggcccctgctgttcggtattttttttaaaccatctggtaaccctagcaggtgggggtgaaaagtgcatggaaatgcccgcacaggcgcgtctgggaatgagatgctgctctaacatctccgcctctgttcacttccagcccctgcctcgtggcgctggcccccccgtggcctgggagggctccccagatgcaccatggcccggcatagcaagctgcagaagcacgtcctgagcctatacaggcagttcctgcgcgccggccgggagaagccgggattcctgcctcgcatccaggccgagttccggaagaacgccagcatcccccgggccgacgtgatgcacatcgagtatctgctccgccgtggccagaggcagctggcgcagctccgagacgccaacaccaaacagatgggcacctttgtccaagccaaaccggaggagcagtgacccctgctggttggcgcaagcgtctgtcttgtactgggacggttgggggtgaattcacagatcagccttcctggttctcacatccctgtgcacccctcgtgtccaaacacaggtgcctggcttggcatttgctgagctaaggtgtctttattggcagccaagcttttaaacagttcaggtgtggatgggtgatctggaggagatgctcttgtttccaggacctggtacacaattcattctacccctgctggctcctctcttcgggtatgtctacactacagcgctagttcgaactaagctaattcgaactaacgcgtctagaactaaaaactagttttgctaattcgaactagcaagtccacattgagtggactctgaacagggcttaaggatggccggaagcagtgccagcagggcatcagaggaggacttagagcgtggagatgcagtctctggctagccgagggctgcgcttaaagggtcccgacccccaccccggacagacagttctaaggggtgccccgcttgaaaaccagtcctggcttggagtgcccggagtacccacactgggcacatcacaccactcagccatcagcccggctgcacttgccacaggctgccatctggggagagggggcaatcggggggctgcaggagagcttccacccccagaagcctgcagagccagcccagtcctccccatcgggggctcgtaccccattcctccctcacctccttccacttacccttccctagccccccttcttcttgatgtacaaaataaagataacgtttcttccaacattgactctgtctttattgaacaaaactgggggagactgggaaaaggaggtgggagaggggaagattaaggctgggagaggggagggcaactaacatgataaggggttgggaacaggtcccagatgaagagaggctacagagactgggactgttctgcttagaaaagaggagacggaggggggacaggatagaggtctctaaaagcaggggttgggtggagagggtgcattgagaaaagttcttcatgagttcccataaagaaggactagaggacaccaaaggaaaggactgggtagcaggcttgaaactagtaagagaaagttgttcttcttgacaaagcaaatagttaaccggtggaactccttgctgcaggaggctgtgaaggctacaactagaacagagtttaaagggaagtgagatcaagtcatggaggttgggtccatggagtagtcttagccagggggtaggagtggtgtccctgcccaaagtttgtgcaaggctggagagggatggcacgagacaaatggcttggtcactgtctttggtccatcccctccacggtccctagggttggccgctgtcggcagacaggctactgggctagatggacctttggtctgacccaagacggccattgtaagctcagggctcagggtcgggggtctcagtggacccccttgattttcatgcaaacctgctcctgggtggccaggctggcagctctcctgccctagatggccactttcctgtgcctagtgcggagatcgtggacgaggtccacgatgtccgcactagcccaggaatgtacccgcctcttgcggtcccgggcaagcttccgggagccgccagcctggtcccgggaagagggggtgggctgggggacatcgggtgggtggctctgtgccgtgccaggtgcagggtctgctggctgggtgctagcaggcttgtacctggcacgggcaccgtagccagcccgtgcccctttaaggggtccggggccgggaggggggcatagagtttccctggtgttggccagagtggccaccagggaaacttggggagggctagcctcccactcgttcgaattaaggggctacacagcccttaattcgaactagtaagttcgaactaggcttaagcctcgtaaaatgaggttttcctagttcgaactaagcgctccgctagttcgattcaaattcgaactagcggagcgctagtgtagcggctatgaatgttagttcgaactaacgtccgttagttcgaactaacattgtagtgtagacatacccttccatccttagccaaagaggaacaagccagttagcccagggaaataaaagaaagggagagcggtgacggaaaaccctgtgtctgtcattttttcaaatgatctatcttgcctaaaagcctgtcagggattgggctctgttgcaggaggtgctggcgaaacactccgtggatttgggtgctacaattcctgagtgtcgtccgccttcctgccccctccccccaccgaagcgctttggaaggctcacaaaggacagagacctgccttttgaaaatccgactccccaccggtgtctcaagacaggcggctctctctcgccaaaaacggaggcagcagcgtgggatgacaggcagccaggtcgcaaggggaggtgctttttagaccagttccctcctggcactccgtactgctgcctctgtatcagaggcagcagcacaagctggcagcagcccttgcctgggggctgggtctgagcttctggacctggtgcaaactggaactgagcgaggctgcctgcctgcctggctcctaacacactgtaaatgcagagccgcagagggggtaggtcccgcacccagcgcgagccaggactgagacagctggcccctggggactatcgaaaagtcaagtaaccgataagaaatcatgaggttaattgactactcagtgaatatctaacgtccctaatcccttttcatagttcccctctggactctctctcctaaagcatggccctgagatctggacacagtgctccagctgaggcctcctccgtgccaaatagctaggagagtgacctcccatgtctgccgtacgtctcctaccacgccccagggctatgccctcttactgaagggctttgtgtctgagatcgcttctctcctaggctacgtctacacaacgagtttttttggcaacaaatatgctaacgaggctctctatgacacgcaatgtcatttgcatattttctgccgatccgtttttgtgctcggggtttgtgcgcaaaaccaagccgtgtggatgtttactttttgtgcaaaaaacccccttttcccacaagatccctatgcctgcaaaaaggccgaccgatcttgtgcaaaaaggggcttttgcctaaaaagaaaacatccacatggcttgtttttgcgtgttcttgcgaaaaaacttgtggcgcgtctacactctacgtgtgttcttgcagaagtaaatttgcagtaaagcatcagagaacagggctccttgcacaggagttattcctctccccacgatgactaagccccctttgtgcaagagctgttgtgcaagaaggcagcgtggacgggcaccaggggcttcttgagcaagacacttttatggctaaaatgaccatcagagctttcttgcacaagagagcgttcacactgccatggacgctcttgtgcaaaagcctatggcagggtggaggcactcttgcacgagaccttttgcgcaagaactccggcgtaaaacagctctcgtgcaagaagcctgcagtgtagggcagggagcagcctatgagggagggggagggacccctagtaatggctcaaacttcccaggggggtggccagaggcaggacatttgcctggcagggtgagggggggggggcggtgacctcacaggggctttgggcagccctcagcatataaggcaaagggcaggtggggaggtgatgacctcacagagggacccacatctcaggctgataaaagcggggggcgggcccaggggactttggagacccccggttgctttagctctggtgcgtctcctcctcacggttccttcgcgttctgtgagttccacatcccgacacctttgtgacgaaggtaagagcccccaggggttggatcccgcccggggccggctgggttccaggcaggcccagccctcggtcaagggccagaaggtgattcctcacctgggctgcgtccttagcgccactggggctttctcctggttggtttcccttttcctccatccccccacatttctgctctgttcttgcctcctctgtgaccttcccttgctgcctcccccagcttgggacccaacagactagctgaaggacggggggtggtttgcaggagccgtggggtgggggatgcagcccccattgtggggactggggaggtggggctggaacaagtctatgccggtgtctttggggagaacgctccaccccccacaccttagattctcccctgattggccaagaaggggctgttgatgggcaggagactcgtggaatgaggagtaacggtagtttgaactaggaagcctagttcgaactacctagttcgtgccccgtgtagccgcgctgcacggggttcgaacgagcggggttttaaaaatggcggctccccgcttatgcaaatgaagcccgggaaattcaaatcccgggcttcatttgcaagtgcggtatgcctacattaccctcctagttcgaactagcggggtagtgtagacataccctcaggtccttgcagtgcctgtgcaagaccgaaccgataagcaaggggccatttgggggctgggggcagtcgctctggggagctggaacccctggatttcgctctgcaggctgcgccccaagctcccctttgctcccctcatttgcagcatggccaaacgttttcggctgtggttcaagaaagccctgaagatggccccagggccggtggggagcagcttctccgtccccgcgggcggggaaactggatcccaccagctcggggcgactcgcccaccggccagggccccccggacctggctccagaggcggctgggcaggcgggacccagcccagtgggggagccgggtagggtggctccggggcctcctctgtggagagaaacacctgccccgggagcccagcccccattaccaccagggggcatcgccctgcccggcccccggggacctgccagtctccgggagcccccagcccgtcgctccccgcaccagcccctgcagctgtgggtccaggtccgtcagcagcagcgcctgggcctccagctgcagccgggccacctcctgcagccgctcagacccaggtgaggggccgtgaacacgctgggcccaggggctcacccagtacccgggggggggaggggcagccccagtgtctgccccgcaccctgggcaatggatgcgggggggctgcttggctctcttcttcctggtgggggctctgctgagggcgttggcagatgtgagggtggaagggggatgggtccctgcgagggtcgtgtggggcccaacctgccctgggtccctgacatgggggcgcgtgacccctgctggccgctggagtcaccctggtcccttccctcccgcacagagcccccctgcgcctcggcggagctctgccaggagcgggtggactcccgggtggaggaaggggccatctacgacatcgaagagcagctccacacccgggacacggtaggaaccttctccacacgggggggacccgagattgtccggccccttcccagcacgtcccccccccctccgggaggggcttgtccctggggatccccctggggccccttctcctgcatgacctggaccccccaagctgggggctcttgtcatgcaccagctgggcccccacaagcctgaggcagcagttggggggggagtgtgggtgcttggacaaccggcagctcccacctccactcctgggagacctgagccctgcagctgtccgtggggggcaggcaggccccaggctcacagactctctctggggtgcagagcccagccgccctgcagcggttcctcttggccatccccctcgcctgcctcgccgccctccaaaggggcgaggacaccctggcgccgcgctgctgcaaggacaccatgatggccaggatcgttgtaagcgagtcgcggcagccgggaggagggaaggggatacgtggggtggacaggggtctgcctgggccatggcggcgggtgggggtgctggaaacgggatgggtggagccaggagggctggaggtggacatggggagggtgggtggggatgctggaggagggagggacacagaaatggggcaggtgtggggtgccggacaggaagggggattcgggacagggaggggtctccccgggccatggggggctggaagggagccgagcgggctgctggggatgcgcctggggagcagggatgaggaggttcagaggctggtcaccagggcagtgaggggcaggagacggcctggggacaaggattgagctggtcccggtttgggaggggggtgctgggaggggccctgtgtcgggcaggggggctacagggcagcgggaggcagtggggttggatcctgctgggtgggggcgctggccgtgtgagcgtctcttgggggccccagcctcacacgcccctttgtctccttgggtctcccaggagatcatggaggactcgcccccccccgctggtcttggccgactgcctcaacgccgcctgcagcctcaggtaccgacccccccgctccccgccgactccccccagagcagatcccctggccagggagtgggaaagtctctgtctcctgctgctgaattaacagcctctgcccctctctcccgccagcaccttgcagcctcccctgcgggcccagctcctgagccccctgctgacggcggccgtgggacagacagtgtctggggactggcagcaggagcccatccacactcaggtacgtccctccgggccctgctcccgggctgggctggagctccagacacgagaggggggcagagggagggaagaagctgcaggtttggatccttccctccagggttcccgttgctctcccggggggcccgtcccttccatgcccagcctgggctcctccctgctctgcgaggcggctcagaccctgctcaaggctgcaccccggagccagcgggtggcctggattccccaacccccctctgacccagggctcccccttgtcttgcagcagttcatccgggcccttccctacgacctccaggccctactggcgagcctcctcgccgagtccccagacaccgcccggctgcagctcataatggaggtgagccccgtgggggggacggggccattgtccctgcttcctcggggggccgagagaggagcagtgtcagtggctggggggggcacagtccgagaggagccccaggctctgcccagaaccggcacctccctacgggtcctgacctgcctctttcccccccagcacctgagcccgtggctggagtcccgcctgccccaggagcgagccagggcccttggcagcaccacggccctgctgggagtcgccaccaccctcccggggtttgacgtaagtgacctcggagccggggggtctggggctgcagggcgcggggctgggagcgtccccgggaggcagaggcagggccgggaatgggctgggaatgggccgcgttctcctttccccggggaggggcgaccctgggcccttcaggggggctcttgagggactgggcctggggactggggagtggccgtcagtggatccccttgttccacccccggagtgacccttcagtcggggccattgctcagggttgtctcctcgcaaggccggccccgccccgccccgggaggtgtctctgtccgtcccccgagctcagacccgcctcggcggccgtttgcatgggacgtgcagccccaggatgctgagggaccccccctcttctctcccctcagaactccgccgactggccgaggatgggtcaccacgtggcccagctgggcctttttatttcggacccatccgaagacgtcagccggctggcccgggagggggtgcacagcctgtatcaactcctcctgcaccacaggggtaaggaacccagccgggacctgggccccagggacaccctgagggtgccggcggcggggggaggggacccagcccttttcccccagactggcccaaggggggatgcgtccctctgtgttccccttctgccccctgtgcccctccatttgcccagggatgcctgcagggacccgtgggaggggaagggctcagacgtgccagcagaatgaccctgttgtgtctcttgcaggcctcaacatccaccaggcagaggacctgtggtgcagacactactacaaagaaagatgggtcctggctcacagcaacagcgtgagggtgggagaggtaaggacgcgctgccagggcagggcagggctcgggggtggggctggctggggccctcgtggcggtaggagggtcttgggggcaggaggaagctgtgacctggggcaggggttggggtgccgggtgaggagagcgtctgggtgcagggtctggaagggagtttgggggaggaggaagctgttttagccccaggagttggggccgggctctgggccgtcagctgaaacctcctgtgctcttgattccaggtctttgggcagctcttcacaccagagcaggagaattgctttttggacaaggctctgctcgctgcccgctcccccctgcggcgccccagccaggccgggctggtcctggcccacgccctgcatgggcaggcccatcagctcctggaatacatggtgagcagccggagcagatcaggagagtggggcagggccagggtctccttcccatcccctcagggagtcccccgcccctttcctcaggctgcccccaccccacgtccctgctggcagaatccctcctgcccctgcgagcgtccctgggggtgggggaggctctgaacacagaaactgtcctaggaggcgggagggggccgaggtgtcaggagctctgggggggggggggtcaggagctcaccctgcgggcctgacggggggtgaccagagagcaggggggaggagggtggaaatgctggggggccagttcccctgagtccccagggatgaatgtgacggattctgcttcccttgcagcaggaagacacccagtgagagcagcaagagctgaggagccagcagctgcgtccccctccccccaaccctcccaattgtattgaattgtatttacattctcattaaacaatgtttcaaaaaacatttggatcaggcttggtcaataatttgtaatgggggggccattttggcaactgatcaagggccacatttcttccgagggctttggggtctgggacggggtggttgggtgcagaaaggagcttaggGTAGGAGCCtgcgtgcagggagggggggtatgatctggggcggtggataggggtgcagggtccaggagggggaatgggcgcaggagaggagtctggcctgggggaggggctctagaggggtgcaggtctgggagggagctgtgacctgggtgaagggtgagcagagggtttgggggagggggtgcgggtgccagagaggagtctggcctgggggaggggtgtcggggggtgcagggtcagggagggagctgtgacctgggtgaagggggagcagagggtttgggggagggggtgctggtgccagagaggagtctggcctgggggaggggtgtcggggggtgcagggtcagggagggagctgtgacctgggggaaagggggacgcaagttcaggtggtcgcctgggaca comes from Pelodiscus sinensis isolate JC-2024 chromosome 33, ASM4963464v1, whole genome shotgun sequence and encodes:
- the LOC142823331 gene encoding uncharacterized protein LOC142823331, whose product is MGARDPCWPLESPWSLPSRTEPPCASAELCQERVDSRVEEGAIYDIEEQLHTRDTSPAALQRFLLAIPLACLAALQRGEDTLAPRCCKDTMMARIVEIMEDSPPPAGLGRLPQRRLQPQHLAASPAGPAPEPPADGGRGTDSVWGLAAGAHPHSGVWSLESPVTRFIFCKGRREAASQVFTPGPFTYHLTRRVSGPGDAGNFSCWYQHRSDNKELLNSNLSLSRTLRVTGAQEGDAAASPGTCTER